From Macaca mulatta isolate MMU2019108-1 chromosome 1, T2T-MMU8v2.0, whole genome shotgun sequence, the proteins below share one genomic window:
- the WARS2 gene encoding tryptophan--tRNA ligase, mitochondrial isoform X5: protein MTAVLLACGINPEKSILFQQSQVSEHTQLSWILSCMVRLPRLQHLHQWKAKTTKQKHDGTGGLLTYPVLQAADILLYKSTHVPVGEDQVQHMELVQDLAEGFNKKYGEFFPVPKSVLTSMKKVKSLRDPSAKMSKSDPDKLATVRITDSPEEIVQKFRKAVTDFTSEVTYDPAGRAGVSNMVAVHAAVTGLSVEEVVRRSAGMDTAHYKLAVADAVIEKFAPIKREIEKLKLDKDHLEKVLQIGSAKAKELAYPVCQEVKKLVGFL from the exons gtgTCTGAACACACACAGTTAAGTTGGATCCTTTCCTGCATGGTCAGACTACCTCGATTACAACATTTACATCAGTGGAAG GCAAAGACTACCAAGCAGAAGCACGATGGCACGGGGGGCCTGCTCACATACCCAGTACTCCAGGCGGCCGACATTCTGTTGTACAA GTCCACACACGTTCCTGTTGGGGAGGATCAAGTCCAGCACATGGAACTAGTTCAGGACCTAGCAGAAGGTTTCAACAAGAAGTATGGGGAGTTCTTTCCAGTGCCCAAGTCCGTTCTAA CATCCATGAAGAAGGTAAAATCCCTCCGTGATCCTTCTGCCAAAATGTCGAAATCAGACCCTGACAAACTGGCCACCGTCCGAATAACAGACAGCCCAGAGGAGATAGTGCAGAAATTCCGCAAGGCTGTGACGGACTTCACCTCGGAGGTCACCTATGACCCGGCTGGCCGCGCTGGCGTGTCCAACATGGTGGCAGTGCACGCCGCGGTGACGGGGCTCTCGGTGGAGGAAGTGGTGCGCCGCAGCGCGGGCATGGACACTGCTCACTACAAGCTGGCCGTGGCAGATGCTGTGATTGAGAAGTTTGCCCCAATTAAGCGTGAAATTGAAAAACTGAAGCTGGACAAGGACCATTTAGAGAAAGTTTTACAAATTGGATCAGCAAAAGCCAAAGAATTAGCATACCCTGTGTGCCAGGAGGTGAAGAAATTGGTAGGTTTTCTATAG